A region from the Luteolibacter flavescens genome encodes:
- a CDS encoding DUF1802 family protein, which yields MASGFKEWQVVCDALASGRQAIILRKGGIHEGRAGFSFAEENFFLFPTRFHNQDQFVREGSVVAKPEWVAGETVTITHHAEALWAKTLTSWDQVAALEPLHIWTEETIRQRFDWEGKGMASGSIHIALVRVGELAQPWEFPYEAKYGGCRSWVTLPAPPEGSLPVARPVLGDDEFAALQAKLAEILG from the coding sequence GCGCTCGCGAGCGGACGGCAGGCGATCATTCTGCGGAAGGGCGGCATTCATGAGGGGCGTGCCGGTTTCTCCTTCGCGGAGGAGAATTTCTTCCTGTTTCCAACGCGCTTCCACAATCAGGACCAGTTCGTCCGGGAGGGCTCCGTCGTCGCGAAGCCGGAGTGGGTCGCCGGTGAGACCGTCACCATCACCCACCATGCCGAGGCCCTGTGGGCAAAAACACTCACAAGCTGGGACCAGGTCGCCGCGCTGGAGCCGCTGCACATCTGGACGGAGGAGACGATCCGCCAGCGCTTCGATTGGGAAGGCAAGGGCATGGCGAGCGGGAGCATCCACATCGCGCTCGTCCGGGTCGGCGAACTCGCGCAGCCGTGGGAATTCCCCTACGAGGCAAAGTACGGCGGTTGTCGTAGTTGGGTGACCCTGCCCGCGCCTCCGGAGGGTTCGCTCCCCGTCGCCAGACCGGTGCTTGGCGATGATGAGTTCGCAGCCCTGCAGGCGAAGCTCGCGGAAATCCTGGGGTGA